A stretch of the Gossypium hirsutum isolate 1008001.06 chromosome D07, Gossypium_hirsutum_v2.1, whole genome shotgun sequence genome encodes the following:
- the LOC107932241 gene encoding LOW QUALITY PROTEIN: oligouridylate-binding protein 1 (The sequence of the model RefSeq protein was modified relative to this genomic sequence to represent the inferred CDS: deleted 2 bases in 1 codon), with protein sequence MQQQGLNPQQQAMMQQALYHHPSLFAGPQIEPILSGNLPPNFDSATCRSVYVGNIHPQVSEPLLQEVFLSTGPIEGCKLIKKDKSSYGFVHYFDRGSAALAIVTLNGRHLFGQPIKVNWAYASSQREDTSTHHNIFVGDLSPEVTDATLFACFSVYSSCSDARVMWDQKTGCSRGFGFVSFRNQQDAQSAINDLNGKWLGSRQIRCNWAAKGATSNDDNAKSIVDLNGPSEEGQEKSNDDSPENNPMYTTVYVGNLAPEVTSADLHSHFHALGAGTIEDVRVQRDKGFGFVRYSSHDEAALAIQMGNARILCSKPIKCSWGSKPTALGTSSGPLPPPTAAHMAGGAQVMNMMHPQGQYAVKAQAAMGMSGGEASQAMYNGGYQVATSQQQLMYYQ encoded by the exons atgcagCAGCAAGGGCTAAATCCCCAACAGCAAGCTATGATGCAACAAGCTTTATACCATCATCCCAGTCTCTTCGCTGGTCCTCag aTAGAGCCTATCTTGAGTGGAAATCTTCCTCCTAACTTTGATTCAGCTACTTGCCGCAGTGT GTACGTCGGAAATATTCATCCACAGGTATCGGAACCGCTTCTACAAGAAGTTTTCTTGAGTACTGGTCCTATTGAAGGTTGCAAACTTATTAAAAAGGATAAG TCATCCTATGGTTTCGTGCACTACTTTGATCGCGGATCAGCTGCACTTGCTATTGTGACTCTTAACGGAAGGCATCT ATTTGGGCAACCTATTAAAGTTAATTGGGCATATGCTAGCAGTCAGAGGGAGGACACGTCGA CTCATCACAACATTTTTGTCGGTGATCTCAGCCCCGAAGTTACAGATGCTACATTATTTGCATGCTTTTCTGTGTATTCCAGTTGTTC GGATGCAAGGGTCATGTGGGATCAAAAAACCGGGTGCTCAAGAGGTTTTGGTTTTGTTTCTTTTAGGAACCAGCAG gATGCCCAAAGTGCAATAAATGACTTAAATG GGAAGTGGCTCGGAAGTAGACAAATCCGATGTAACTGGGCTGCAAAAGGTGCTACTTCCAATGATGACAATGCCAAAAGTATCGTAGACTTGAATGGACCTTCTG AAGAAGGTCAAGAAAAATCTAATGACGATTCTCCGGAGAACAATCCTATGTATACCACTGTTTATGTGGGCAACCTCGCTCCAGAG GTTACATCAGCTGATCTCCACAGTCATTTCCATGCCCTCGGAGCAGGAACTATCGAAGATGTCCGTGTCCAACGAGACAAAGGTTTCGGTTTTGTGAGGTACAGTTCACACGATGAAGCTGCTCTCGCCATTCAGATGGGAAATGCTCGAATTCTTTGCAGTAAACCAATCAAG TGCTCATGGGGTAGCAAACCAACCGCACTGGGAACAAGCTCTGGTCCTCTTCCTCCACCAACAGCTGCACATATGGCTGGTGGTGCTCAAGTAATGAACATGATGCATCCACAAGGTCAGTATGCCGTTAAGGCACAGGCAGCCATGGGAATGAGTGGTGGTGAAGCTAGTCAGGCGATGTACAATGGCGGATACCAA GTTGCGACATCCCAGCAGCAGCTTATGTATTACCAGTAA
- the LOC107932246 gene encoding probable polygalacturonase, producing MMETLPVGRFQFKRLVAAFLSSYRTLFILLWIVAFGSVFIWQRKIIGAGISVSVKTGLSRPMPKMRPLAFNLTDFGGVGDGKTLNTAAFERAVLAISKLGKRGGGGQLNVPPGKWLTAPFNLTSHMTLFLAEDAEILGIQDEKQWPLMPPLPSYGYGREHHGPRYGSLIHGQNLKDVVITGDNGTINGQGQSWWKKFRQKLLNHTRGPLMQIMWSSDIVIANITLRDSPFWTFHLYDCKNVTVRNVTILAPVREAPNTDGIDPDSCEDVVIEDCYISVGDDAIAIKSGWDQYGIAYARPSRNILIRNLIVRSMVSAGISIGSEMSGGVSDVTIENLLVWSSRRAVRIKTATGRGGYVRHITYRNITFDNVRVGIVIKTDYNEHPDDDFDPKALPIVKDISFTGIHGQGVRVPVRIHGSEDIPIRNVTFRDMSVGLTYKKKHIFQCAFIQGRVIGTIFPAPCENLDRYNEEGQLVKRSTAQNITDIDYDI from the exons ATGATGGAGACGTTGCCGGTGGGGCGGTTTCAGTTTAAGAGATTGGTTGCGGCGTTCCTTTCTTCATATCGAACTCTCTTTATTCTCTTATGGATCGTTGCTTTCGGTTCGGTTTTTATATGGCAGCGGAAAATTATTGGGGCGGGGATTTCAGTTTCGGTAAAAACCGGGTTGAGTCGGCCTATGCCAAAGATGCGGCCTCTTGCGTTTAATTTGACTGATTTCGGCGGTGTTGGGGATGGTAAGACGTTGAATACGGCGGCGTTTGAAAGGGCTGTATTGGCGATCTCAAAGCTTGGGAAGAGAGGCGGTGGTGGGCAACTCAATGTGCCGCCTGGGAAGTGGCTTACGGCGCCGTTTAACCTCACTAGTCATATGACTCTGTTCTTAGCTGAGGATGCTGAGATTCTTGGAATCCAG GATGAGAAGCAATGGCCATTAATGCCTCCGTTGCCTTCATATGGGTATGGAAGAGAGCATCATGGACCTCGGTATGGAAGTTTAATCCATGGTCAAAACCTCAAAGATGTCGTTATAACTG GGGATAATGGTACCATAAATGGGCAGGGTCAATCATGGTGGAAAAAGTTTCGGCAAAAGCTACTCAACCACACAAGAGGTCCACTCATGCAAATTATGTGGTCCAGTGACATCGTAATCGCAAATATAACATTACGTGATTCTCCCTTTTGGACTTTTCATCTGTATGACTGCAAGAATGTAACAGTCAGGAACGTTACCATCCTGGCTCCTGTACGTGAAGCCCCAAATACTGATGGAATCGATCCTG ATTCGTGTGAGGATGTAGTAATTGAGGATTGTTACATAAGTGTCGGAGATGATGCAATTGCGATAAAGAGTGGATGGGATCAGTATGGCATAGCTTACGCTCGACCTTCGAGAAACATTCTTATTCGAAACCTCATCGTACGCTCTATGGTCAG TGCTGGCATTTCAATCGGCAGTGAGATGTCCGGTGGGGTATCTGATGTCACCATCGAAAACCTCCTTGTCTGGAGTTCCCGACGTGCAGTTCGAATCAAGACTGCCACTGGAAGAGGTGGATATGTTAGACATATAACATACCGAAACATAACATTTGATAATGTCCGAGTCGGAATTGTTATCAAGACAGATTATAATGAGCACCCTGATGATGATTTCGACCCAAAAGCCCTCCCAATAGTTAAGGACATAAGCTTCACGGGGATACATGGTCAAGGAGTCCGTGTTCCCGTTCGTATACATGGTAGTGAAGATATTCCTATCAGAAACGTGACGTTTAGGGATATGTCCGTGGGGTTAACGTACAAGAAGAAACACATATTCCAGTGTGCCTTCATTCAAGGCCGCGTAATCGGTACTATCTTCCCAGCTCCATGTGAAAACCTTGATAGATATAATGAAGAAGGACAACTTGTGAAACGCTCCACGGCCCAGAACATAACCGATATAGATTATGACATATGA
- the LOC107932240 gene encoding FCS-Like Zinc finger 13 gives MLGKTGRPMIGNLSELLVPTHKSGLLDPSRSPKSPLDLFKTPSSSSRRGSMKRCYDVFGDGVGLGIIALMEKSTVDHRPSCKLQHTICRFKGRFQENSEEDYTFVTRHGESSTKVYFNGGEEEEEQRLVGKIKEITSLKPRFVQDFNYPTSDFLSSCHLCKKKLHGKDIYMYRGEKAFCSAECRSSQIMMDERKEQCKSKASKSGKNQSLGYDKTEQIFSTGILAI, from the exons ATGTTAGGGAAGACAGGTCGACCCATGATCGGAAACTTATCTGAATTACTAGTTCCAACACACAAATCCGGGTTATTGGATCCTTCAAGGAGCCCCAAAAGTCCACTAGACTTATTCAAGaccccatcatcatcatcaagaaGAGGGTCGATGAAGAGATGCTATGATGTTTTTGGTGATGGAGTAGGGCTTGGAATCATTGCTTTAATGGAGAAATCCACTGTTGATCATCGTCCTTCTTGTAAGCTACAACACACCATTTGTAGATTCAAAGGAAGATTTCAAGAAAATTCAGAAGAGGATTACACTTTTGTTACAAGACATGGAGAATCATCTACAAAAGTTTATTTTAATGgaggtgaagaagaagaagaacagaGACTTGTTGGAAAAATTAAGGAAATTACATCTTTAAAACCCAGATTTGTGCAAGATTTCAATTACCCAACATCAGATTTCCTCAGTTCTTGTCATCTTTGTAAGAAAAAATTGCATGGCAAAGACATTTACATGTATAg aGGGGAAAAGGCTTTTTGTAGTGCAGAGTGTAGATCAAGTCAAATAATGATGGATGAGAGGAAAGAACAATGTAaatcaaaagcttcaaaatctGGGAAAAATCAAAGCTTGGGTTATGATAAGACAGAGCAAATTTTCTCAACTGGgattcttgcaatttag
- the LOC107963849 gene encoding aminoacylase-1 — EKGLCLLISSFRTSVLSLCGIYHRYGDSHCSPCQRVIVHLLLFSSLLSFTNPTPSPTQDEQSQIISRFQEYLRINTSQPSPNYKKSTQFILSLAESLSLETQVIEFIQGKPLVILKWPGSDLFLPSILLNSHTDVVPSERSKWDYHPFGAHIDENGNIFARGSQDMKCVGMQYMEAVRRLKASGFQPKRSLYLSFVPDEEIGGHDGLEKLAQSDVFKNMNVDIVLDEGLASPNENYRLFYGERMPWWLVIKATGAPGHGAKLYDNSAIENLFKSIESIRRFRASQFDLVKAGLKGEGEVISVNMAFLKAGTPSPTGFVMNLQPSEAEAGFDIRIPPTVNAEFLEKRIAEEWAPASRNMSFEGIMESVEKGEVTWRLLGLVLM; from the exons GAGAAAGGCCTTTGTCTTCTAATTTCCTCATTCCGCACTTCGGTTCTCTCTCTTTGCGGCATCTATCATAGGTATGGCGACAGCCATTGCAGCCCCTGCCAACGCGTCATTGTTCATCTTCTACTCTTTTCTTcacttctaagcttcacaaatccaACACCATCCCCGACCCAAGATGAACAATCCCAAATCATATCAAGGTTCCAAGAATACCTCCGAATCAACACATCCCAACCATCCCCGAACTATAAAAAATCGACCCAATTCATCCTATCCTTAGCCGAATCCCTTTCTTTAGAAACCCAAGTCATAGAGTTCATCCAAGGAAAGCCGCTCGTTATCCTCAAATGGCCAGGCTCCGACCTTTTCCTTCCTTCTATCTTACTCAACTCCCACACCGATGTCGTCCCTTCTGAGCGTTCGAAGTGGGATTATCATCCTTTCGGTGCCCACATCGATGAAAATGGTAATATATTCGCTAGAGGCTCCCAGGATATGAAGTGCGTGGGCATGCAGTATATGGAGGCTGTTCGTAGGTTGAAGGCTTCTGGGTTTCAGCCAAAACGGTCACTTTACTTGTCGTTTGTCCCTGATGAAGAGATTGGTGGCCATGACGGTCTTGAGAAGTTGGCTCAATCCGATGTTTTCAAGAATATGAATGTTGATATTGTGCTTGATGAAG GGTTGGCTTCACCCAATGAGAATTACAGGTTATTCTATGGAGAGAGGATGCCGTGGTGGCTGGTGATAAAGGCTACTGGAGCTCCTGGACATGGGGCGAAGCTTTACGACAACAGTGCAATTGAGAACCTTTTCAAGAGCATTGAGAGTATCAGGAGGTTCAGGGCTTCGCAGTTTGATTTGGTCAAAGCTGGTTTGAAGGGTGAAGGAGAAGTCATTTCGGTTAACATGGCCTTTCTGAAGGCTGGCACGCCTTCTCCCACA GGTTTTGTTATGAATTTGCAGCCGTCTGAAGCAGAAGCTGGTTTTGATATTCGAATACCACCAACAGTTAATgcagaattcttggagaaacggATAGCTGAGGAATGGGCACCTGCTTCTCGAAACATGTCATTTGAG GGTATTATGGAGAGTGTGGAAAAAGGGGAGGTTACATGGAGGTTACTGGGTTTGGTGCTGATGTGA